Proteins from a genomic interval of Poecile atricapillus isolate bPoeAtr1 chromosome 1, bPoeAtr1.hap1, whole genome shotgun sequence:
- the LOC131576264 gene encoding vitamin D 25-hydroxylase isoform X2: MDCNGNDPESTYSRENLIFSVGELIIAGTETTTNVLRWAVLFMALYPNIQGQVQKEIDLVIGPNKMPTLEEKCKMPYTEAVLHEVLRFCNIVPLGIFHATSKDTVVRGYTIPGGTTVITNLYSVHFDEKYWSNPEVFFPERFLDSNGQFVKKDAFIPFSLGRRHCLGEQLARMEMFLFFTSLLQRFHLHFPHGVIPELKPRFGMTLQPQPYLVCAERR; encoded by the exons GCAATGGAAATGACCCAGAATCTACATATTCAAGAGAAAATCTAATTTTCTCTGTTGGAGAACTCATCATAGCTGGGACAGAAACCACAACAAATGTTTTAAGATGGGCAGTGTTATTTATGGCTCTTTATCCAAATATTCAAG GGCAAGTTCAAAAAGAAATCGATCTTGTCATTGGCCCGAACAAAATGCCCACCTTGGAAGAGAAGTGCAAGATGCCCTACACTGAGGCTGTTCTCCACGAGGTCCTGAGGTTCTGTAACATAGTCCCTCTAGGGATTTTCCATGCCACTTCCAAAGACACTGTTGTGCGTGGTTACACGATTCCTGGAGGCACCACGGTCATCACAAACCTCTACTCTGTTCACTTTGATGAAAAATACTGGAGCAATCCAGAGGTGTTTTTCCCTGAGAGGTTTTTGGACAGTAATGGGCAGTTTGTCAAGAAAGAtgcatttattcctttttccctAG gAAGAAGGCATTGTCTTGGAGAACAGCTGGCTCGAatggaaatgtttctgtttttcacCTCCTTGCTACAGCGGTTTCACCTGCATTTTCCTCATGGGGTGATCCCAGAGCTCAAGCCGAGATTTGGGATGACCTTACAGCCACAGCCGTACCTCGTCTGCGCCGAAAGGCGGTGA